A region of Caretta caretta isolate rCarCar2 chromosome 26, rCarCar1.hap1, whole genome shotgun sequence DNA encodes the following proteins:
- the LOC125626404 gene encoding tumor necrosis factor receptor superfamily member 10A isoform X1, with the protein MSPGLASMSASLLLLLCLLAHGAKSASVSLAQDPEGRQLIPIALSRSTEDSEFYKHEDHLCRKCPAGFHVEEHCVTSNTSGKCSRCKEGAEFTEYPNALSKCLTCRVCRKDEVQLSQCNSSKNTQCTCKNGTFCSPDHPCEICQRCRPRCPEGEVQVSSCMPQSDIQCAHPTGPPPAADGITGWTAVGIVAPLLIFMILLAVLLWCFYSRNSSSGGDPRKKSASFKVRFSLTKAHILSPLRNCARGRLGTQDNIRNEQLDQESQHGLLAVSGRKEAVRKDSQCETTALSAAASAPKEERNPASQMASGRRKLVPGRGKDPIETLRCSFDIFTQEVPFKDWRRFGRALLLSENEIEIAERSDKYSQEPHYQMLCTWLNKAGIGASVNHLLETLDKIDLRGVADIICSKLIGLYEEEELN; encoded by the exons CACGGAGCCAAGTCAGCAAGTGTCTCGCTGGCCCAGGATCCAGAGGGGCGCCAGTTGATCCCCATAGCTTTGAGTCGCAGCACGGAGGACTCTGAGTTCTACAAACACGAAGATCATCTTTGCAGAAAGTGCCCTGCAG gTTTCCATGTTGAAGAGCACTGTGTTACCTCAAACACTAGCGGGAAGTGCTCTCGGTGTAAAGAAGGAGCTGAATTCACAGAGTACCCCAATGCGCTTTCCAAGTGCCTGACTTGTCGTGTCTGCAGAAAAG ATGAGGTGCAGCTGAGTCAGTGCAACAGCAGCAAGAACACACAGTGTACTTGCAAGAATGGAACCTTCTGCTCTCCAGACCATCCCTGTGAAATATGCCAGAGGTGCAGACCCAG GTGTCCTGAAGGAGAAGTGCAGGTCAGTTCCTGCATGCCGCAAAGTGACATCCAGTGTGCGCATCCCACAGGCCCTCCTCCTGCGGCAG ATGGCATTACAGGCTGGACAGCAGTTGGGATTGTAGCACCACTCCTCATATTCATGATCCTGCTTGCAGTCTTGCTGTGGTGTTTTTACAGTCGCAACTCGTCTTCTGGAG gtgatcctagAAAGAAATCAGCCAGCTTCAAGGTGAGG ttttcctTAACGAAGGCTCACATCCTGTCACCACTGAGGAACTGCGCTCGAGGGAGGCTGGGAACTCAGGACAACATACGGAATGAGCAGTTAGATCAGGAATCCCAGCATGGGTTGCTGGCTGTATCAGGCCGCAAAGAAGCTGTAAGGAAGGATAGCCAGTGTGAGACTACGGCTctgtctgcagcagccagtgccccCAAGGAGGAG AGAAACCCAGCATCTCAAATGGCGAGCGGGAGGAGGAAACTGGTTCCAGGGAGAGGAAAGGACCCAATAGAGA CTTTGCGGTGCTCCTTCGACATCTTCACTCAAGAAGTGCCCTTCAAGGACTGGAGACGGTTTGGGAGAGCCCTCCTCCTCTCGGAAAACGAGATTGAGATTGCGGAGAGGAGCGACAAGTACTCACAGGAGCCACATTACCAGATGTTATGCACCTGGCTGAACAAAGCCGGCATAGGGGCCTCTGTCAACCACCTACTGGAGACACTAGACAAGATTGATCTCAGGGGCGTCGCAGACATTATCTGCTCCAAGCTTATTGGCCTTTATGAGGAAGAAGAATTAAACTGA
- the LOC125626404 gene encoding tumor necrosis factor receptor superfamily member 10A isoform X2 — translation MSPGLASMSASLLLLLCLLAHGAKSASVSLAQDPEGRQLIPIALSRSTEDSEFYKHEDHLCRKCPAGFHVEEHCVTSNTSGKCSRCKEGAEFTEYPNALSKCLTCRVCRKDEVQLSQCNSSKNTQCTCKNGTFCSPDHPCEICQRCRPRCPEGEVQVSSCMPQSDIQCAHPTGPPPAADGITGWTAVGIVAPLLIFMILLAVLLWCFYSRNSSSGGDPRKKSASFKFSLTKAHILSPLRNCARGRLGTQDNIRNEQLDQESQHGLLAVSGRKEAVRKDSQCETTALSAAASAPKEERNPASQMASGRRKLVPGRGKDPIETLRCSFDIFTQEVPFKDWRRFGRALLLSENEIEIAERSDKYSQEPHYQMLCTWLNKAGIGASVNHLLETLDKIDLRGVADIICSKLIGLYEEEELN, via the exons CACGGAGCCAAGTCAGCAAGTGTCTCGCTGGCCCAGGATCCAGAGGGGCGCCAGTTGATCCCCATAGCTTTGAGTCGCAGCACGGAGGACTCTGAGTTCTACAAACACGAAGATCATCTTTGCAGAAAGTGCCCTGCAG gTTTCCATGTTGAAGAGCACTGTGTTACCTCAAACACTAGCGGGAAGTGCTCTCGGTGTAAAGAAGGAGCTGAATTCACAGAGTACCCCAATGCGCTTTCCAAGTGCCTGACTTGTCGTGTCTGCAGAAAAG ATGAGGTGCAGCTGAGTCAGTGCAACAGCAGCAAGAACACACAGTGTACTTGCAAGAATGGAACCTTCTGCTCTCCAGACCATCCCTGTGAAATATGCCAGAGGTGCAGACCCAG GTGTCCTGAAGGAGAAGTGCAGGTCAGTTCCTGCATGCCGCAAAGTGACATCCAGTGTGCGCATCCCACAGGCCCTCCTCCTGCGGCAG ATGGCATTACAGGCTGGACAGCAGTTGGGATTGTAGCACCACTCCTCATATTCATGATCCTGCTTGCAGTCTTGCTGTGGTGTTTTTACAGTCGCAACTCGTCTTCTGGAG gtgatcctagAAAGAAATCAGCCAGCTTCAAG ttttcctTAACGAAGGCTCACATCCTGTCACCACTGAGGAACTGCGCTCGAGGGAGGCTGGGAACTCAGGACAACATACGGAATGAGCAGTTAGATCAGGAATCCCAGCATGGGTTGCTGGCTGTATCAGGCCGCAAAGAAGCTGTAAGGAAGGATAGCCAGTGTGAGACTACGGCTctgtctgcagcagccagtgccccCAAGGAGGAG AGAAACCCAGCATCTCAAATGGCGAGCGGGAGGAGGAAACTGGTTCCAGGGAGAGGAAAGGACCCAATAGAGA CTTTGCGGTGCTCCTTCGACATCTTCACTCAAGAAGTGCCCTTCAAGGACTGGAGACGGTTTGGGAGAGCCCTCCTCCTCTCGGAAAACGAGATTGAGATTGCGGAGAGGAGCGACAAGTACTCACAGGAGCCACATTACCAGATGTTATGCACCTGGCTGAACAAAGCCGGCATAGGGGCCTCTGTCAACCACCTACTGGAGACACTAGACAAGATTGATCTCAGGGGCGTCGCAGACATTATCTGCTCCAAGCTTATTGGCCTTTATGAGGAAGAAGAATTAAACTGA